DNA sequence from the Calidithermus timidus DSM 17022 genome:
CCTGCCACACCCGCAGCACCTCCTCGAGCTCAGCTTTCCCCAATGAGCAAAGGTCGGGGAAACGCTCCAAGAAGCGATGGTAGTAGGGAATGGCCTGATCCACCCGGGTCTGCTGCAGCAGCACCTCGGACAGCAAGATCCGGTAGGGGTCGCGCTCCATGCGCCAGGGGAGGGCGCGGTGGTGGGTGCGGTACCACTCGAGCAGGCTGTGCTGTAAAGGGGTCAAATCGCCCCCTTTGAGCGCAAACTGCGGTGCATCACCATCAAGCAGCGGTCCTGTACCACCGCGATGCCGGCCTGCTCGAGTTGCTGGGCGAAGGCATCGTTGCGGATGCCCGACTGTAGCCAGACCAGCCCAGGCCGGAGCTTGAGGATGGCCTCGAGGTGCTCCATTAGGGCGCTGCTAGGGCGGAAGATATCGAGAATGTCCACCGGGACGCTGATCTCCTCGAGCCCTGCGACCACGCTTTCCCCAAATAGCTCCTGACCGGCGAAGTAGGGGTTGACCGGCAGGATGCGATAACCCACCCGGCGCAGGTACTCCGGTACAAAATAGGCGGCCCTGGCCGGGTCGGGATGGGCTCCCAGCACGGCGATGGTACGGGCCTGGCGCAGGTATTGTTCGAGGTTCATCGCCGGATGTGGCCTTCGAGCAGCGCCACCAGCTCTCCGTCGCCGCGCTCGAGGGCCAGGTCGTGCGCGGTCTTGCCCTGGAAATTCTTCCATCCCAGGTCGGGCCGGGCGAACTCCAGCAGCCAGCTTGCCAGTCGGTAGTGGCCGCGCTGCACGGCGTGGACTAGGGCCATGCTGCTGCCTTCGGTGGCCCCGGCTTCGAAGAGCAGCCGGACCAGCTCGACGCTGCCGCTGTGGGCAGCGTGGGGTAGCAGGGGGATGCGGTGGGCTCCGTGGCTGTGAGCCAGGCGGGGATTAGCCTTGAGCATCGCCCGCACCGTCTCGAGCCGGCCCAGCATGGCCGCGGTGCAGATGTCGAGGGGGGTGCCCTGCTCGAGCAGGTACTCGGCGATGGCCGCGTTGCCCACGTGAGCCGCGCCCTGTATGGCCGTCTCGGTGTCGTCAGGGCGCCAGGGGTGGGCCTGGTTGAGCAGCTCGGGGTGCTCGGCCAGCATCCGCCGAACCTTCTCCAGGTCGCTGTGCCCGGCGATCACGAACTCACGCACCAGCTCGGGGGTTAGCATGGCTCCACTTTACGCCTTCTGGGGTGCTCTTTCATTGTGCTTTGCGCGAATACCCTTCTCGTTCGCGAAGCCTCGCAGCGCGTCAGCACCAACCAGGAGGCTCCCAGCACTTGCAGGGCTGCGGAGGGCCCGCTGGGCAGTTTCAGGGAGGTGCCGTAGAGGCCCTGAGCGGCCAGGAGGTTGGCGATGACCACCCCCAGCGGTAAGAGGGCGTGCAAAATGGCCAATCCCGTCAGCCAGATCCCCCAGGCTACGAGGAGAATTGGAAAGGAAACCGTGCGGGGCAAGACCTGCCCAATCACGGCTCCAGCCTAGCAAAGGCTACCCCCGGCGGCGCGCTCGGGATTGGCCTTGCGGAAGGCTTCCCACGAAGCTTTGTCCAGTGGGCGCTTCTGGGCCTGGGCCCACAGCCAGAAAGGGACCAGCATCGAGCGGGCGTTCTGGGTTTCATAGTAGAAGATCTCGGCTGAAAGCCCACCTTCCTCGAGCATCCCCGAGTCCCGGAAGGCTTTGAGCGTGGCCCCCAGGTCGTACTCCACCTGGCGGAAGTGGGCCACGAGGGTCTCGTCGCCGACCTCGAGTACCAGGTACTGAGCGCGGACATCCCCGTTAAAGGGGGCTCCTACCGCGCCGGTGTTCCACACCATGACCCCGTTGTGCTGGCGCGCGTAGGGCCGGTGGGTGTGCGAGCCGACGAGGTAACGGGCGGGGTATGCGCCGATGATCTGCTCGAGCGCCGCCTCGCTCAGCCGTTCGTCGTAGCCTTCGCGGTAGTGGCGGGGCGAGCCGTGGGTGATCCTGAGGGCCAGCTCCTCCAGGTATACCTCGTGGGGAAGGGCGGCCAGCCAGTCGAGGTGGGACTTGTCCAGCCTTGCCGCCGACCAGCCCGTCGCCCTGAAGAAGGGGTCGTCGAAGAGCTCCC
Encoded proteins:
- a CDS encoding CoA-binding protein; this encodes MNLEQYLRQARTIAVLGAHPDPARAAYFVPEYLRRVGYRILPVNPYFAGQELFGESVVAGLEEISVPVDILDIFRPSSALMEHLEAILKLRPGLVWLQSGIRNDAFAQQLEQAGIAVVQDRCLMVMHRSLRSKGAI
- a CDS encoding ankyrin repeat domain-containing protein; this translates as MLTPELVREFVIAGHSDLEKVRRMLAEHPELLNQAHPWRPDDTETAIQGAAHVGNAAIAEYLLEQGTPLDICTAAMLGRLETVRAMLKANPRLAHSHGAHRIPLLPHAAHSGSVELVRLLFEAGATEGSSMALVHAVQRGHYRLASWLLEFARPDLGWKNFQGKTAHDLALERGDGELVALLEGHIRR
- a CDS encoding metallophosphoesterase family protein, producing the protein MRIAVFSDIHGNLAALEAVLADLEDVRPDIVVVNGDLVNRGPQNREVLERLWEMPYRFTLGNHDDLVVKWRSQHESLRELFDDPFFRATGWSAARLDKSHLDWLAALPHEVYLEELALRITHGSPRHYREGYDERLSEAALEQIIGAYPARYLVGSHTHRPYARQHNGVMVWNTGAVGAPFNGDVRAQYLVLEVGDETLVAHFRQVEYDLGATLKAFRDSGMLEEGGLSAEIFYYETQNARSMLVPFWLWAQAQKRPLDKASWEAFRKANPERAAGGSLC